Proteins encoded in a region of the Inquilinus sp. KBS0705 genome:
- a CDS encoding Bacterial alpha-L-rhamnosidase: MKNNYPNRLIYNLLFSLTILFTSSGFATNNAKPVNLRTEYLENPLGLDVTHPRLTWMLADDRQGAKQTAYQLIVGTDSAEVSSGKGNSWYTNKILSANALAVYQGKPLQAYTKYFWQVVVWDKDSKKASVSGVSSFEMGVMKMTNWKGMWISDEENYNVKPAPYFRTTFGTGKKVKSARAYIAAAGLYELYINGEKIGNHRLDPMYTRFDRRTLYVTYDVTANIAAGKNAIGVLLGNGWYNHQSTAVWDFHLASWRNRPTFCLDLRITYEDGTFETISSSEHWKTSFSPVVMNNIYTAEHYDARLEQPGWNTINFDDKKWKPAFNRPTPSQHIVAQAMHPIRNVETIPAKAVNKFDDKDYVFDLGRNISGVSKITVTGKEGTIIRLKHGERLYKDGHVDLSNIDLHYRPTDDKDPFQVDIFILSGNGEETFMPKFNYKGFQYVEVTSSEPISLSAASLTGYFMHSDVPPIGQLSTSNTTINKIWYATNNSYLSNLFGYPTDCPQREKNGWTGDAHIAAETGLYNFDGITIYEKWMADHRDEQQPNGTLPSIIPTAGWGYEWGNGPDWTSTIALIPWNVYLFYGDTRILEDNYENITRYVNHINDLYPTGLTTWGLGDWVPVKSVSPVEVTSTAYYFADVTIAAKVAKILGKTADAAKYTALAAKIKNAFNDKYLNEQTGNYNKGLQTELAVPLYWGLVPDAFKAKISKRLAERVEADNFHLDVGILGGKAILGALSDNGYPDVAYKIASQETYPSWGWWMVNGATTLYENWKIDAKSDISMNHIMFGNIGAWLYSGVGGIKPDEQHPGFKNVLLQPNFVSGLNEYNSTHKGPFGNIVSNWKREGNAVAYTVVIPANTTADIHFPVIGNQKAYLNGKAVPNIYHIAAGSYQFVIK; the protein is encoded by the coding sequence ATGAAAAACAACTACCCTAACCGACTTATATATAACTTGCTTTTTAGTTTAACAATACTCTTTACATCAAGCGGCTTTGCGACTAATAATGCAAAGCCTGTTAACTTACGTACCGAATATTTAGAGAACCCCTTAGGGCTGGATGTAACACACCCTCGCTTAACATGGATGCTGGCTGATGATAGGCAAGGCGCCAAACAAACCGCTTACCAGCTAATTGTGGGAACCGATTCGGCCGAAGTTAGCAGTGGTAAGGGTAACAGCTGGTATACTAATAAAATACTATCGGCTAATGCATTGGCAGTTTACCAGGGCAAGCCGCTGCAGGCCTATACTAAATACTTTTGGCAGGTTGTTGTTTGGGATAAAGATAGCAAAAAGGCATCAGTATCGGGCGTTAGCAGCTTTGAAATGGGTGTAATGAAAATGACCAACTGGAAAGGTATGTGGATAAGCGACGAGGAGAACTACAATGTTAAGCCTGCCCCCTATTTCCGCACTACATTTGGCACCGGCAAAAAAGTAAAGTCGGCGCGGGCATACATTGCAGCTGCCGGGCTTTATGAATTATACATTAATGGCGAAAAAATAGGCAACCACCGTTTAGACCCTATGTACACCCGTTTTGACAGGCGCACCTTATATGTAACTTACGATGTTACCGCTAATATAGCCGCGGGTAAAAATGCCATTGGGGTATTGCTTGGCAATGGCTGGTATAACCACCAATCAACCGCAGTTTGGGATTTTCACTTGGCATCGTGGCGTAACCGCCCTACTTTTTGTTTAGATCTGAGAATAACCTATGAAGATGGCACCTTTGAAACCATTAGCAGCAGCGAGCATTGGAAAACCAGCTTTAGCCCGGTGGTAATGAATAATATTTATACTGCCGAACATTACGACGCCCGCCTGGAGCAACCGGGATGGAATACGATCAACTTCGACGACAAAAAATGGAAGCCTGCCTTCAACCGTCCAACGCCATCGCAACACATAGTGGCGCAAGCCATGCACCCCATTCGTAATGTAGAAACCATACCCGCAAAGGCAGTAAATAAATTTGATGATAAAGATTATGTATTCGACTTGGGCCGTAATATATCAGGCGTAAGCAAAATAACTGTCACCGGTAAAGAAGGCACCATCATTCGCCTGAAACACGGCGAGCGGCTTTATAAAGATGGCCATGTGGACCTGTCGAATATCGATCTGCACTATCGCCCTACCGATGATAAAGACCCTTTCCAGGTGGATATATTTATATTGAGTGGCAATGGCGAAGAAACCTTTATGCCGAAGTTTAATTACAAGGGCTTCCAATATGTAGAGGTAACCAGTAGCGAGCCGATATCGTTATCTGCCGCAAGCCTTACCGGTTACTTTATGCATAGCGACGTACCGCCAATTGGGCAGCTGAGCACCTCAAATACAACCATAAACAAAATATGGTACGCCACCAATAACTCGTACCTCAGCAACCTTTTTGGCTACCCGACGGATTGCCCGCAACGCGAAAAAAATGGTTGGACCGGCGATGCACACATAGCCGCCGAAACCGGCTTATACAACTTTGATGGCATCACCATATACGAAAAATGGATGGCCGACCACCGCGACGAGCAGCAGCCAAATGGTACATTACCGTCCATTATTCCTACCGCGGGCTGGGGCTACGAATGGGGTAACGGGCCCGACTGGACAAGCACCATTGCACTTATTCCATGGAATGTTTACCTGTTTTATGGCGACACCAGGATACTGGAAGACAATTACGAGAATATAACCCGTTACGTAAACCATATTAACGACCTATACCCTACAGGCTTAACCACATGGGGCCTGGGTGACTGGGTACCTGTAAAGTCGGTTTCTCCGGTCGAGGTAACCTCTACCGCGTATTATTTTGCGGATGTTACCATAGCTGCCAAAGTGGCTAAAATATTGGGTAAAACAGCCGATGCTGCTAAATACACCGCACTGGCAGCCAAAATTAAAAATGCCTTTAATGACAAATATCTGAACGAGCAAACAGGCAATTACAACAAGGGCCTGCAAACCGAGTTGGCTGTACCTTTATATTGGGGATTAGTGCCTGATGCCTTTAAAGCAAAAATTTCAAAACGATTAGCGGAGCGTGTTGAGGCAGATAACTTTCACCTTGATGTGGGAATTTTAGGCGGCAAGGCCATTTTAGGTGCCTTAAGCGATAATGGCTACCCCGATGTTGCTTACAAAATAGCCTCGCAGGAAACCTACCCATCATGGGGCTGGTGGATGGTAAACGGAGCCACTACCTTATATGAAAATTGGAAGATAGATGCCAAGTCCGACATCTCGATGAACCACATTATGTTTGGTAATATCGGCGCTTGGTTGTACAGCGGTGTAGGCGGCATTAAGCCTGATGAGCAGCACCCGGGCTTTAAAAACGTATTGTTGCAACCCAACTTTGTAAGCGGCTTAAACGAGTACAATTCAACACACAAAGGGCCGTTTGGCAATATCGTATCAAACTGGAAACGCGAAGGCAATGCAGTAGCATATACCGTTGTAATACCGGCTAATACTACCGCTGATATACACTTTCCGGTAATTGGCAATCAAAAAGCCTATTTAAACGGCAAGGCAGTACCAAACATATATCATATTGCTGCCGGCAGTTATCAGTTTGTAATAAAGTAG
- a CDS encoding DUF1080 domain-containing protein, with protein MKKLSLILFAGIALSSCDSAKTKSTATDIDTVAIAKDTVAEGFTPLFDGKTTNGWHTYGKTTIGKAWKMENGVLHLDASHKGDWQTADGGDIVTNDEYENFDLKVEWKISRAGNSGILFYVKEDPKYQYCWWTGPETQVADNKENEDGKLIKHRAGDLYDLMSISKDVVKPAGEWNKTEVIANNGKLEILVNNEHVLSTTLWDDNWKKLVAGSKFKEWPDFGTFKKGRIALQDHGADVWFRNVEIKKL; from the coding sequence ATGAAAAAACTAAGTCTGATACTGTTTGCCGGCATAGCTTTAAGTAGCTGTGATTCGGCAAAAACAAAAAGCACCGCAACAGATATTGATACCGTTGCCATTGCTAAAGATACCGTTGCCGAAGGATTTACCCCCCTATTTGATGGCAAAACCACTAATGGCTGGCATACTTACGGCAAAACCACCATAGGCAAAGCCTGGAAAATGGAAAATGGTGTATTACACTTAGATGCATCGCATAAAGGCGATTGGCAAACTGCCGATGGCGGCGATATTGTAACAAATGACGAATACGAAAACTTTGACCTGAAGGTGGAGTGGAAAATATCAAGGGCAGGGAATAGCGGCATTTTGTTTTATGTAAAGGAAGACCCTAAATACCAGTATTGCTGGTGGACAGGCCCCGAAACCCAGGTTGCCGACAATAAAGAGAATGAGGATGGCAAACTCATCAAACACCGCGCAGGAGACCTTTACGATTTGATGTCGATTTCAAAAGATGTAGTAAAACCGGCCGGCGAATGGAATAAAACAGAAGTGATTGCCAATAATGGCAAGCTGGAAATATTGGTTAACAACGAGCATGTATTATCAACCACCTTATGGGATGATAATTGGAAAAAACTGGTAGCCGGTAGCAAATTTAAAGAGTGGCCAGACTTTGGGACCTTTAAAAAAGGCCGTATAGCGCTTCAGGATCACGGTGCCGATGTTTGGTTCAGGAATGTGGAGATAAAAAAGTTATAG
- a CDS encoding GMC family oxidoreductase, with protein sequence MSLNTTDNSGNTAPNTFDAIVIGSGISGGWAAKELCEQGLKTLVLERGRDVEHIKDYPTATTPPWGFKYRARMSEAFYKENPLITKAAGFGDDCDHFFIKDKDHPYVQEKPFDWIRGYQVGGKSLTWGRATQRWSEFEFTAPKRFGYGIEWPIGYQDVAPWYSHVEKFIGICGNKDGLEAMPDGEFLPPFEMNAPLVHLKESLQKNYTDRHLVHARWAHLTEPKQIHLDQGRGKCQARNMCMRGCPFGGYFSSVSSTLPWAKKTGNLTIRPHSVVHSVIYDEKLGKASGVRVIDANTKEVIEYHAKVIFMNASALNTNLILLNSKSKRFPNGLGNDSGILGKYIAFHNYRASITATHDGFLDKYYYGRNPTDLILVNYRNLHKQDTDFFGGYTTFVNAYRDQHPAETEEGQVGAEYKDNLSEPGGWHVFMYLQGETVPVESNHVRLSDTEKDQWGIPLLVTSVEYHDNDERMIKDFLTQSADMLEKAGCKNIKPYNNKQSPGLDIHEMGGVRMGKDPKTSMLNEWNQLHHCKNVFVTDGACMTSTGNQSPSILYMALTARAATYAVNEIKKGNL encoded by the coding sequence ATGTCATTAAATACTACTGATAATTCGGGCAATACAGCCCCGAATACTTTTGATGCTATTGTAATAGGTTCGGGTATCAGCGGCGGCTGGGCTGCCAAAGAATTGTGCGAACAAGGCCTAAAAACACTTGTTTTAGAGCGTGGCCGGGATGTTGAACATATTAAAGACTACCCAACTGCCACTACACCGCCATGGGGCTTTAAATATCGTGCACGCATGAGCGAGGCGTTTTACAAAGAAAACCCGCTGATTACCAAAGCCGCCGGGTTTGGCGACGATTGCGATCACTTTTTTATAAAAGATAAAGACCACCCCTACGTGCAGGAGAAGCCTTTTGACTGGATACGTGGTTACCAGGTGGGCGGCAAATCGTTAACATGGGGGCGTGCCACCCAACGCTGGAGCGAGTTTGAATTTACCGCGCCAAAGCGTTTTGGTTATGGTATAGAATGGCCCATAGGCTATCAGGATGTGGCCCCATGGTACTCGCACGTAGAGAAATTCATAGGCATATGCGGCAATAAAGACGGCCTTGAGGCCATGCCCGACGGCGAATTTTTACCACCGTTTGAGATGAACGCCCCTTTAGTTCACCTTAAAGAATCGCTTCAAAAAAATTATACCGACAGGCATTTGGTACACGCACGCTGGGCCCACTTAACCGAACCAAAGCAGATACATTTAGATCAGGGCCGGGGCAAGTGCCAGGCACGTAATATGTGTATGCGCGGTTGTCCGTTTGGCGGCTACTTTAGTTCGGTAAGCTCTACCCTGCCATGGGCTAAAAAAACCGGTAATTTAACCATCAGGCCGCATTCGGTAGTACACTCGGTTATTTATGATGAAAAACTGGGCAAAGCCAGCGGCGTTAGGGTGATAGATGCCAATACTAAAGAAGTAATTGAGTATCACGCTAAAGTGATATTCATGAATGCGTCGGCGCTTAATACTAACCTGATACTGCTTAACTCAAAATCAAAACGTTTCCCAAACGGCCTGGGTAACGATAGCGGTATATTAGGTAAATACATCGCGTTCCATAACTACAGGGCATCTATAACGGCTACGCACGATGGCTTTTTAGATAAATACTATTATGGCCGCAACCCTACCGATTTAATATTGGTAAATTACCGCAACCTGCACAAGCAGGATACCGACTTTTTTGGTGGTTATACCACTTTTGTTAATGCCTATCGCGACCAGCACCCTGCCGAAACTGAAGAAGGGCAAGTGGGTGCCGAATACAAAGACAACCTAAGCGAACCGGGCGGCTGGCATGTTTTTATGTACCTGCAAGGCGAAACCGTACCTGTAGAAAGCAACCATGTGCGCCTTAGCGATACTGAGAAAGACCAATGGGGTATACCGCTACTGGTTACATCGGTAGAGTATCATGATAATGATGAGCGGATGATCAAAGATTTTTTAACACAAAGCGCTGATATGCTGGAGAAGGCAGGTTGTAAAAACATCAAACCGTACAACAATAAACAGTCGCCGGGGTTAGATATACATGAAATGGGTGGTGTACGCATGGGTAAAGATCCCAAAACATCAATGTTAAACGAATGGAACCAACTGCACCATTGTAAAAACGTATTTGTAACTGATGGCGCCTGTATGACCAGCACCGGCAACCAAAGCCCATCTATATTATACATGGCGCTTACAGCAAGGGCTGCTACTTATGCGGTTAATGAGATAAAAAAAGGTAATTTGTAA
- a CDS encoding glucosamine-6-phosphate deaminase: protein MKISIHQTYDEMSAAAAQMVIDQVAKKPDSVLCFPSGDSPTGMLNYLVQYANEGKTDLSQCFFIGLDEWVGMDENDVGSCKYYLKTHFFGKLNTLPKNITLFDAKAADLDAECEKMNAFISSKGGLDMMIVGIGMNGHLGLNEPGTPFNLYAHRSELDPITVQVGQKYFTTETKLTEGITLGLKHLTEAKTAVLIASGPKKAPIIAESLQGSVTTEVPASILQTIPGAIILLDKDAASELEHAS, encoded by the coding sequence ATGAAAATATCTATACATCAAACTTACGACGAGATGTCGGCAGCGGCAGCTCAAATGGTGATCGACCAGGTAGCCAAAAAACCCGATTCGGTACTGTGCTTTCCTTCGGGCGACTCGCCTACCGGAATGCTGAATTACCTAGTGCAATACGCCAATGAAGGTAAAACAGACCTTAGCCAATGCTTTTTTATTGGCCTGGATGAATGGGTTGGTATGGATGAAAACGACGTTGGCAGCTGTAAATACTATTTAAAAACACATTTTTTTGGCAAGCTTAACACTTTACCAAAAAACATCACCCTGTTTGATGCCAAAGCGGCCGACCTTGATGCGGAATGCGAAAAGATGAATGCCTTTATAAGCAGCAAAGGCGGTTTAGATATGATGATAGTAGGCATAGGCATGAACGGCCATTTAGGCCTTAACGAGCCGGGAACGCCATTTAACCTTTATGCCCACCGCTCGGAGTTAGACCCTATAACCGTACAGGTAGGCCAAAAATACTTTACCACAGAAACTAAACTAACCGAAGGTATTACGCTTGGTTTAAAACACCTAACAGAAGCAAAAACAGCGGTTTTAATAGCATCGGGGCCTAAAAAAGCGCCGATTATAGCCGAAAGCCTGCAAGGTAGTGTTACAACCGAAGTGCCTGCGTCTATACTACAAACCATCCCGGGGGCTATCATCCTGTTAGATAAAGACGCCGCCTCGGAGTTGGAGCATGCTTCATAA
- a CDS encoding Gfo/Idh/MocA family oxidoreductase, translated as MTKTKVAILGAGYISDIHLESYHRFVPEVEVVAVYARNIDKAKAFADKYHISQWFSDVDQLLAQTDCEVIDICVPNYLHASTCIKAANAKKHIIIEKPLAVTLEEADEMIAVCKQNNVKLMYAEELCFAPKYERARQLVKEGAVGDVYMLKQAEKHSGPHTDWFYDINLAGGGVIMDMGCHALGWFRWMLDHAKVKDVYATMSTVLHQGRTQGEDNAVVIVEFENGVTCVAESSWAKHGGMDDRCEIYGTGGVVYADLFQGNSALTYSRDGYGYAMEKADTSAGWSFTIFEEAFNQGYPHELKHFIECVRENKTPLVTGEDGRAVLEIIYAAYASAGAGKKIALPYSAKVAKPVDLWLNTKQIS; from the coding sequence ATGACCAAAACCAAAGTAGCCATACTTGGCGCAGGCTATATATCCGATATTCACCTCGAATCGTACCACCGCTTTGTACCCGAGGTAGAGGTAGTGGCCGTATATGCCCGTAATATTGATAAGGCAAAGGCATTTGCCGATAAATACCATATTTCCCAGTGGTTCAGCGATGTAGACCAGCTTTTGGCCCAAACCGACTGCGAGGTAATAGATATTTGTGTACCTAACTACCTGCACGCCAGCACCTGTATAAAAGCCGCCAATGCCAAAAAACACATTATTATTGAAAAACCACTGGCCGTTACCTTAGAGGAAGCCGACGAAATGATAGCCGTATGCAAGCAAAACAATGTTAAGCTGATGTACGCCGAGGAGCTGTGCTTTGCGCCTAAATACGAGCGTGCGCGCCAGTTAGTTAAAGAGGGTGCCGTAGGCGATGTGTATATGTTAAAACAGGCCGAAAAGCACTCAGGGCCGCATACAGACTGGTTTTACGACATTAACCTGGCCGGCGGTGGGGTAATTATGGATATGGGTTGTCATGCCCTCGGCTGGTTCCGCTGGATGCTGGATCATGCTAAGGTAAAGGACGTTTACGCCACCATGAGTACCGTTTTACACCAGGGGCGCACCCAAGGCGAAGACAATGCGGTGGTGATAGTAGAGTTTGAGAACGGTGTTACCTGCGTTGCCGAAAGCAGCTGGGCCAAACACGGCGGTATGGACGACCGATGCGAGATATACGGTACCGGTGGAGTAGTATACGCCGACCTTTTTCAAGGTAATTCGGCGCTTACTTATAGTCGCGACGGCTATGGCTACGCCATGGAAAAAGCCGATACTTCTGCAGGATGGAGCTTCACCATATTCGAGGAAGCCTTTAACCAGGGCTATCCGCATGAGCTTAAGCACTTTATAGAGTGCGTTCGCGAAAACAAAACCCCGCTGGTAACCGGCGAGGACGGCCGTGCGGTGCTCGAAATCATATACGCAGCTTACGCATCGGCAGGTGCCGGCAAAAAGATAGCCCTGCCCTACAGCGCCAAAGTTGCTAAACCTGTCGACTTATGGCTTAACACTAAACAAATCAGTTAA
- a CDS encoding MerC domain-containing protein, with translation MIPSKKAVKWDSIGMTASTLCAIHCAAVPIFFTSLPLLGLEFLANPWVEWIMIILALVVGLSSIVTSYFRVHHKVLPLAMLIAGFLTIIIGHLFITGWIEAIVVPAGGLMIATAHFINYKYAGTCRAGDSFFHVKHSHDGHTH, from the coding sequence ATGATACCTTCTAAAAAAGCCGTTAAGTGGGATAGCATAGGCATGACAGCATCAACCCTGTGTGCTATACATTGTGCCGCTGTGCCCATTTTTTTCACCAGTTTGCCGCTTTTGGGGTTAGAGTTTTTAGCTAACCCGTGGGTAGAGTGGATAATGATCATACTGGCGCTGGTGGTAGGTTTATCATCAATAGTTACCTCGTATTTTAGGGTACACCATAAGGTATTACCTTTAGCCATGCTGATAGCGGGATTTTTGACCATTATTATAGGCCACTTATTCATTACCGGCTGGATAGAGGCCATTGTGGTGCCTGCAGGCGGATTAATGATAGCCACTGCACACTTTATCAATTATAAATATGCAGGTACCTGCCGGGCAGGCGATAGTTTTTTTCACGTAAAGCACTCGCACGACGGGCATACACATTAA
- a CDS encoding transcriptional repressor: MAHSKHNYHFEDLLDKHQLKKTPPRLRVLSMMYSKNTATSQPDLESLMHDIDRVTLYRILNVFEEKGIIHKVFDLNGTANYAICQADCEANHHHDEHLHFNCTACENVYCLNDLSMPHLTMPQGFKADGFTIYARGICPKCNKKATAAKV, encoded by the coding sequence ATGGCACATAGCAAGCATAATTACCACTTTGAGGACCTGCTGGATAAGCATCAGCTTAAAAAAACACCACCACGCTTAAGGGTGTTATCTATGATGTACTCAAAAAATACCGCCACATCGCAACCCGACCTGGAGAGCCTGATGCACGATATTGACCGGGTTACCCTGTACCGTATACTAAATGTGTTTGAAGAAAAGGGCATCATCCATAAGGTGTTTGACCTAAATGGTACGGCCAATTATGCCATTTGCCAGGCCGACTGCGAGGCTAACCACCACCACGACGAGCACCTGCATTTTAACTGTACGGCTTGTGAAAACGTTTACTGCCTTAACGATTTAAGCATGCCTCATTTAACTATGCCGCAAGGCTTTAAAGCTGATGGTTTTACTATATATGCAAGGGGTATATGCCCAAAATGTAATAAAAAGGCGACGGCAGCCAAAGTTTAA
- a CDS encoding N-acetylmuramoyl-L-alanine amidase, whose protein sequence is MDPKYFKLLFLSCTLSLYCLLCSFTPAVDTVKNPGFTIKNIIIDAGHGGKDGGAHGAYSAEKNVTLAIAQKLQAAIQSQIKDVSTVMTRTDDTFIELNRRSAIANQNKGNLFISIHCNSSAEGNAYRAHKQSGVMLLVYGLHRVKEQLEAMRENASIFQEKDYKENYEAYDDADPSNVIILNAFTQKYRKQSILFGEHLNREFTETDGRETLGVREQGLYVLANSAMPAVLIETGFINNPEEEDFLNSEAGQQQIVQSIIRAIQSYRVAISVQ, encoded by the coding sequence ATGGATCCAAAATATTTTAAGCTGTTATTTTTAAGCTGCACCCTTTCACTATATTGTTTACTGTGCTCGTTTACGCCGGCGGTTGATACGGTTAAAAACCCCGGCTTCACCATTAAAAACATCATTATAGATGCAGGGCATGGCGGCAAGGATGGTGGCGCGCACGGCGCATACTCTGCCGAAAAGAATGTAACCCTTGCCATAGCCCAAAAACTACAGGCAGCTATACAAAGCCAGATAAAGGACGTAAGCACGGTAATGACCCGTACCGACGATACCTTTATAGAGTTAAACCGCCGGTCGGCTATTGCTAATCAAAATAAGGGCAACCTGTTCATATCTATACATTGTAACTCATCTGCCGAGGGTAATGCCTACCGGGCGCACAAGCAAAGCGGGGTTATGCTGCTGGTGTATGGTTTGCACAGGGTGAAAGAGCAATTGGAGGCCATGCGCGAGAACGCGTCTATCTTTCAGGAAAAAGACTATAAAGAAAACTACGAGGCCTATGACGATGCCGACCCGTCGAACGTGATCATACTGAACGCCTTTACCCAAAAGTACCGTAAGCAAAGCATCCTGTTTGGCGAACACCTTAACCGGGAATTTACCGAAACAGACGGCCGCGAAACATTAGGCGTAAGAGAGCAGGGGCTTTACGTATTGGCTAATAGCGCCATGCCCGCCGTTTTAATAGAAACAGGCTTTATCAACAACCCCGAAGAGGAAGATTTTTTAAACTCCGAAGCAGGGCAGCAGCAAATTGTACAATCCATCATTAGGGCAATACAAAGTTACAGGGTGGCAATAAGTGTGCAGTAG
- a CDS encoding DUF475 domain-containing protein — translation MDILHTLLGDDIKAGLLIILNLIVIESLLSVDNAAVLATMVLDLPPKERKRALRYGIIGAYVLRGVCLLLASWLVKIWWLKPLGGFYLMYLAINYFVIKAKNNNAHEGEQVDKKKSKFYQWTVGTIGTFWATVALVELMDLAFSIDNVFAAVAFTDHIFLIYTGVFIGILAMRFVAQAFVKLMEKFTFLEGVAFVVIGVLGFKLSASLYTHFYEGTPFANLLDSEKTDMAVSVFTVAVFIIPVLTSLLFNFPKKHKSKS, via the coding sequence ATGGATATTTTACACACCCTGCTGGGCGACGATATTAAGGCCGGTTTACTTATCATACTGAATTTGATAGTGATAGAGAGCCTTTTATCGGTAGATAATGCTGCCGTGCTGGCTACTATGGTGCTCGATCTGCCGCCCAAAGAGCGCAAGCGCGCGCTGCGGTATGGCATCATAGGCGCTTATGTGCTGCGTGGGGTGTGCCTGTTGCTGGCATCGTGGCTGGTAAAAATATGGTGGTTAAAACCCTTGGGCGGTTTTTACCTGATGTACCTGGCTATTAACTACTTTGTAATAAAGGCTAAAAATAACAATGCGCACGAGGGTGAACAGGTAGATAAAAAGAAAAGCAAATTTTACCAGTGGACAGTAGGCACCATAGGTACTTTTTGGGCAACAGTAGCCCTGGTAGAGCTGATGGACCTTGCCTTTTCGATAGATAACGTATTTGCCGCCGTTGCCTTTACCGATCATATATTTTTAATTTACACCGGTGTATTTATAGGTATACTGGCTATGCGTTTTGTAGCCCAGGCCTTTGTAAAGCTGATGGAGAAGTTTACCTTTTTAGAAGGGGTTGCTTTTGTGGTGATAGGCGTGCTGGGCTTCAAATTAAGCGCATCGTTATATACCCACTTTTACGAGGGTACGCCATTTGCTAATTTATTGGATAGTGAAAAAACAGATATGGCCGTATCGGTATTTACCGTAGCCGTATTTATTATCCCGGTATTAACATCCTTGTTATTTAATTTCCCTAAAAAGCACAAGTCTAAAAGCTAA
- a CDS encoding phosphatidylglycerophosphatase A, giving the protein MNKLIASIFGIGYIKGGGTLAAIVTCLGLYLLWLLPGMQNPLYLPIITIIITLLGIYVGNQVEAAWGKDSYRVVIDEVAGMLVTMLFIPTGNLYYLLAGLVLFRFFDIVKPLYIRKMEALPAGTGVMMDDILAGVYANIILQIIVHFTKV; this is encoded by the coding sequence ATGAATAAACTCATCGCATCCATTTTTGGTATTGGTTACATAAAGGGTGGGGGCACGTTGGCCGCCATAGTTACCTGCCTGGGTTTATATTTGCTTTGGCTGTTACCCGGTATGCAAAACCCGCTGTATTTGCCCATTATAACCATAATAATTACCCTGTTAGGTATTTACGTTGGCAACCAGGTAGAGGCCGCATGGGGTAAAGATAGCTATCGTGTGGTGATAGACGAGGTTGCCGGTATGCTGGTTACTATGCTTTTTATCCCCACAGGTAACCTGTATTATTTGCTGGCTGGGCTCGTGCTGTTCAGGTTTTTTGATATTGTAAAACCCCTGTATATCCGCAAAATGGAAGCCCTTCCGGCGGGTACAGGTGTTATGATGGATGATATATTGGCCGGTGTATACGCTAATATTATATTACAGATAATAGTACATTTTACTAAAGTGTAG